One genomic segment of Rhizobium viscosum includes these proteins:
- a CDS encoding DUF1028 domain-containing protein: protein MTWSIVARDPSTGYLGIAVATRFFAVGGLVPHIRGGIGAVATQAFVSPLYGTDGLALLAEGKAPDEIIAELTARDAGRDQRQLHLIDAQGRNAAFTGAKCIDWAGHLIDDNVSVAGNMLAGPQVVAETLATYKQAMDKPFIERLLEAMQAGEDAGGDKRGKQSAALLVHRDQDYPWLSIRADDHPDPLAELRRLYAVAQERYMHVAETMATKANPNGMIDRREIDERIAALEAARIAEGRPSASLATPLKT from the coding sequence ATGACCTGGTCCATCGTCGCCCGCGATCCCAGCACAGGTTATCTCGGCATTGCCGTCGCCACCCGCTTCTTTGCGGTCGGCGGGCTGGTACCACATATCCGCGGTGGTATCGGCGCCGTCGCCACCCAGGCCTTCGTCAGCCCGCTCTACGGCACCGACGGGCTTGCGCTTCTTGCCGAGGGCAAGGCGCCGGATGAGATCATCGCCGAACTGACCGCCCGAGACGCTGGCCGCGATCAGCGCCAGCTTCACCTGATCGATGCCCAAGGCCGCAACGCCGCCTTCACGGGCGCAAAATGCATCGACTGGGCCGGTCATCTGATTGATGACAATGTTTCCGTCGCTGGCAATATGCTGGCAGGTCCTCAAGTCGTCGCCGAGACGCTTGCCACCTACAAGCAGGCAATGGACAAGCCTTTCATCGAGCGCCTGCTCGAAGCCATGCAGGCCGGCGAGGATGCCGGCGGCGACAAGCGTGGCAAACAGTCTGCCGCCCTCCTCGTCCATCGTGATCAGGATTATCCCTGGCTCAGCATCAGGGCGGACGATCATCCTGACCCGCTCGCGGAATTGCGCCGGCTCTACGCGGTAGCGCAAGAACGCTACATGCACGTCGCCGAGACGATGGCGACGAAGGCCAATCCCAATGGAATGATCGACAGGCGCGAGATCGATGAGAGGATCGCGGCGCTCGAAGCCGCGCGCATTGCTGAAGGACGGCCGTCCGCCTCACTTGCCACGCCTTTGAAGACCTGA